A single genomic interval of uncultured Desulfobacter sp. harbors:
- a CDS encoding nucleotidyltransferase domain-containing protein, producing the protein MVLDIQGEAEVVTMEKILFKDEIINTIKADKKFLKENFGVVNIGLFGSYAKNHQTEDSDIDFLVEFLEPRFDWIASLQGYMEAKFNKRIEIVRKGNLVDSRFLKRIQQEIIYA; encoded by the coding sequence ATGGTATTGGATATACAAGGGGAAGCTGAGGTGGTGACAATGGAAAAAATCCTTTTTAAAGATGAAATAATTAATACGATCAAAGCTGATAAAAAATTTCTTAAAGAAAATTTTGGAGTTGTCAATATCGGCTTATTTGGATCCTACGCCAAAAATCATCAAACCGAAGATAGTGATATTGATTTTTTGGTAGAGTTTCTTGAGCCTCGTTTCGATTGGATAGCAAGCCTTCAGGGGTATATGGAAGCCAAATTCAATAAAAGAATAGAAATCGTTCGGAAAGGGAATCTGGTGGATAGTCGATTTCTCAAACGTATTCAACAGGAAATTATCTATGCCTGA
- a CDS encoding MFS transporter, which yields MLRALLIFLRFWASNLQRFFPKTWESVKSFAHPRVVTMLFFGFSAGLPILLIFSSLSLWLREAGVQRSAVTFFSWAALGYSFKFIWAPLVDQMPIPVISRKLGRRRAWILLAQICITASIFAMSMIDPAKAGNYLYLMALAAVGLGFSSATQDIAIDAYRIESAGESLQALMASMYIAGYRIGMLAAGAGALFLAQIKGSALGAYDYAAWRTAYQIMAGLMAIGMITVFVIEEPDVTARETNHARTTDHARFFVLFLGSAAAFVGWFYFSSGIASTLKEQVIFVVKNSSAAGFIIETARLTGGICAGLLAARVMVALKVADMEMIRSAYVEPVSDFFSRYGLSLAWLLLSLIGLYRISDIVLGVISNVFYQDMGFSKIHIASIVKTFGLFMTIAGGFLGGTLSIQFGVMRILFAGALLSALTNLLFVLMAWTGPVLPMLYLVISADNLAGGLAGAAFVAFLSSLTNVRFTAIQYAVFSSLMTLVPKVFSGYSGGMVDQLGYPVFFTVTAVMGVPVLILILICGVKLQVKDRR from the coding sequence ATGTTACGCGCATTATTAATTTTTTTACGCTTTTGGGCTTCAAACCTGCAGCGTTTTTTCCCCAAAACCTGGGAATCCGTCAAGAGTTTTGCCCATCCACGGGTGGTGACCATGCTCTTTTTCGGGTTTAGCGCAGGGCTTCCTATTCTGCTGATTTTTTCTTCCCTGTCCCTTTGGCTTCGTGAGGCAGGGGTCCAGCGTTCGGCTGTCACTTTTTTTTCCTGGGCAGCCCTGGGCTATTCCTTTAAATTTATCTGGGCGCCGTTGGTGGATCAGATGCCCATTCCGGTGATAAGCCGAAAACTTGGCCGGCGCAGGGCCTGGATACTTTTGGCCCAGATCTGCATAACCGCATCCATTTTTGCCATGTCCATGATTGATCCGGCAAAGGCAGGAAATTATTTATATTTAATGGCCCTGGCAGCTGTGGGCTTAGGTTTTTCTTCGGCCACCCAGGACATTGCCATTGATGCCTACCGCATTGAATCGGCCGGCGAAAGTCTTCAGGCCCTGATGGCGTCTATGTATATTGCCGGATACCGGATCGGGATGCTGGCCGCCGGTGCCGGTGCCCTGTTTCTGGCCCAGATCAAAGGCTCAGCCTTGGGCGCTTATGATTATGCGGCCTGGCGTACGGCCTACCAGATCATGGCCGGCCTGATGGCTATTGGTATGATTACGGTCTTTGTGATCGAAGAACCTGACGTTACGGCCAGAGAAACAAATCATGCCCGGACCACGGATCATGCCCGGTTTTTCGTTCTTTTTTTAGGTTCTGCGGCAGCTTTTGTGGGATGGTTCTATTTTTCATCCGGGATTGCATCAACGTTAAAAGAACAGGTGATTTTTGTCGTAAAAAATTCTTCTGCAGCCGGATTTATAATTGAAACTGCGAGACTTACCGGGGGGATCTGCGCCGGGCTTCTGGCTGCAAGGGTGATGGTGGCCCTGAAGGTGGCGGACATGGAAATGATCCGATCCGCCTATGTTGAACCTGTGTCGGATTTTTTCTCCCGCTACGGCTTAAGTTTAGCCTGGTTGCTTCTTTCGCTCATCGGCCTGTATCGGATTTCCGACATTGTTTTAGGTGTGATTTCCAATGTCTTTTACCAGGATATGGGATTTTCAAAAATTCACATCGCAAGCATCGTAAAAACATTTGGACTGTTCATGACCATTGCCGGCGGTTTTCTGGGGGGTACCCTGTCTATTCAATTCGGGGTGATGCGCATTCTTTTTGCCGGGGCATTGCTGTCAGCACTTACAAACCTTTTGTTTGTACTCATGGCCTGGACCGGTCCGGTCCTGCCCATGCTCTACCTTGTGATTTCCGCGGACAATCTGGCCGGCGGCCTGGCCGGCGCTGCTTTTGTGGCCTTTTTATCCAGTCTGACCAATGTCCGGTTTACCGCTATTCAATATGCTGTATTCTCGTCATTAATGACCCTTGTGCCAAAGGTGTTTTCCGGATATTCCGGGGGTATGGTGGACCAACTGGGATACCCTGTGTTTTTCACCGTGACTGCCGTGATGGGTGTCCCGGTTCTTATTTTAATTCTGATTTGCGGAGTTAAACTGCAAGTTAAGGACCGCAGATGA
- a CDS encoding MBL fold metallo-hydrolase: MRIKCWGSRGSVCVSGQQYNKYGGDTTCFEIQANSGEVVIIDAGTGIRRLGKHLVQKKIKTCYLLLTHTHWDHILGLPFFHPLFYANTTVHIQDRTFAGLTTKQVIDRVMCMPFFPVGLEDYNADIRFDSSLNNRFSIGSLDIETIPTSHSQNSIGYKFTENGKTFVFLTDNELGYTHSNGKRVEEYIDFAKDADVLFHDTEYTDDEYPDKTGWGHSRLSDVLNLSVRASVGQLGLIHINQDRTDDQVDAMVEQCRRFFNDNHLATSCYAVSADFEIFL, translated from the coding sequence ATGCGAATAAAATGTTGGGGATCCAGGGGGTCAGTGTGTGTATCAGGGCAGCAATATAACAAATACGGCGGCGATACTACCTGTTTTGAGATTCAGGCCAATTCCGGTGAAGTTGTAATCATTGATGCCGGTACCGGTATCCGCAGGCTTGGTAAACATCTGGTCCAAAAAAAAATTAAGACATGTTATCTGCTTTTGACCCATACCCACTGGGATCACATTCTTGGTCTGCCTTTTTTTCATCCTCTGTTTTATGCGAACACAACGGTCCACATCCAGGACCGTACCTTTGCCGGCCTGACAACAAAACAGGTGATTGACCGGGTTATGTGCATGCCTTTTTTCCCAGTGGGTTTAGAGGATTACAACGCCGATATCCGGTTTGATTCATCCTTGAACAACCGTTTTTCCATCGGCAGCCTGGATATTGAAACCATTCCCACCTCCCATTCCCAAAACAGCATAGGATACAAGTTTACCGAAAATGGGAAAACATTTGTGTTTCTTACGGACAATGAACTGGGATATACCCATTCCAATGGCAAACGTGTTGAAGAATACATTGATTTCGCAAAAGATGCGGATGTACTGTTTCATGACACCGAGTACACGGATGATGAATATCCGGATAAAACCGGGTGGGGGCACTCCCGCCTGTCCGATGTTCTGAATTTAAGCGTTAGGGCGTCAGTGGGGCAGCTGGGTTTGATTCATATCAACCAGGACAGAACCGATGACCAGGTGGATGCCATGGTTGAGCAGTGCCGCAGGTTTTTCAATGATAATCACCTTGCCACCTCCTGTTATGCCGTTTCGGCGGATTTTGAAATTTTCTTATAA
- a CDS encoding phasin family protein: MEEKKMLETLKNSLLSGVGMALRSKKEIETFAKEFAEQSEMNQKEAKDFLEECKKRYDDAKSGLDKKIEGAVESVLKRLDLPTRGDVDTLNARIDELFKKLEKDA; this comes from the coding sequence ATGGAGGAAAAGAAAATGCTTGAAACCCTGAAAAACAGTCTGCTCTCCGGGGTGGGGATGGCGCTGCGCTCCAAAAAAGAAATTGAGACCTTTGCCAAGGAATTTGCCGAACAGTCTGAGATGAATCAAAAAGAGGCAAAGGACTTTTTAGAAGAGTGTAAAAAACGGTACGATGACGCAAAATCAGGCCTTGATAAAAAAATTGAAGGGGCTGTGGAATCGGTACTCAAACGCCTGGATTTACCCACCCGTGGGGATGTTGATACTCTCAATGCCCGCATTGATGAGTTGTTTAAAAAACTTGAAAAGGATGCCTGA
- a CDS encoding HepT-like ribonuclease domain-containing protein, whose product MIRDIVSHHYEKVDHEIIFDICQNHLPQLQKTIQSMMK is encoded by the coding sequence TTGATACGTGATATCGTTTCTCATCACTATGAAAAAGTAGACCATGAAATTATCTTTGATATTTGCCAAAATCACTTACCTCAATTGCAGAAAACTATTCAAAGTATGATGAAATAG
- a CDS encoding AarF/UbiB family protein, whose amino-acid sequence MIYRPFTLTMLSFKTVSKVTKRYRHLVRYQQIISIIVKYGFEDIIDATKIDHYLNKIPFSKPHQKLSRNQRIRMVLEELGPTFIKMGQVLSSRPDLIPLDLTRELAKLQDKVPSFSFEQVGQIILAEFGKPISDVFYSFEDSPFASASIGQVHRAELSPGEQVAVKIQRPGIRKLVEIDLEIIHYLAQIMEKNLEDVDIFRPVKIVEEFAQSLAKELDYMVEAANMEQMAEQFAKEPAIHIPEVYRSHSTQRVLCMEFIRGIKADDVAAIARAGLDRKKITRIGADFVMRQIFEFGFFHADPHPGNIFILEDQRICMIDFGMTGFVDLGTREVFIDLLQGLASKNTQNTARLLCRLTEPDESVNMAALEKDISQFCAMYLSKKLEEINAGRMIHQFLELCARHGLRIPPDLFLMIKAFVSIEGVARTLDPQFDMLGHARPYIKAAALRKYSVPRLSREFTSIARDIFALLQTLPSDTSQIITQIKQGKIRVSIKLEGLERLMMIQDQTSNRISFAIIIAGLILGSAIVLNSRIPPMILGVSIIGIAGFIAAAVLGVWLLIAIIRRGRL is encoded by the coding sequence GTGATATATAGGCCTTTTACCCTGACTATGCTCAGTTTTAAGACCGTTTCCAAGGTCACTAAACGGTACCGGCATTTGGTCCGTTACCAACAAATCATCAGCATCATTGTCAAATACGGATTTGAGGATATTATTGATGCCACGAAGATTGATCATTATCTGAATAAAATTCCGTTTTCAAAACCCCATCAAAAATTGTCCAGGAATCAACGGATCAGGATGGTGTTGGAGGAGCTTGGACCCACCTTCATTAAAATGGGCCAGGTATTATCCTCCCGCCCCGACCTGATCCCCCTGGACCTGACCCGGGAGCTTGCCAAACTCCAGGACAAGGTACCGTCCTTTTCGTTTGAACAGGTCGGACAAATTATCCTTGCAGAGTTCGGCAAACCCATCAGTGACGTGTTCTATTCCTTTGAGGACTCTCCTTTTGCGTCTGCTTCCATCGGACAGGTCCACCGGGCAGAACTGTCGCCGGGCGAACAAGTGGCGGTGAAAATCCAGCGCCCCGGCATTCGCAAACTAGTTGAGATCGATCTGGAAATCATCCACTACCTGGCCCAGATCATGGAAAAAAACCTGGAAGATGTGGACATATTCCGACCCGTAAAAATCGTTGAAGAATTTGCCCAATCCCTGGCAAAGGAACTGGATTACATGGTGGAAGCGGCCAATATGGAACAGATGGCGGAACAGTTTGCCAAAGAGCCGGCTATCCACATCCCTGAAGTGTACCGGTCCCATTCCACACAACGGGTGCTGTGTATGGAATTTATCCGGGGAATCAAGGCTGATGATGTTGCGGCCATTGCCCGGGCAGGCCTTGACAGAAAAAAAATCACCCGCATCGGTGCTGATTTTGTCATGCGTCAGATATTTGAGTTTGGCTTCTTCCATGCTGATCCCCATCCGGGCAATATTTTTATCCTTGAAGACCAGCGCATCTGCATGATTGATTTCGGTATGACCGGATTTGTGGATTTGGGCACCCGGGAGGTATTCATTGATTTACTCCAGGGGCTTGCCTCAAAAAACACCCAGAATACAGCTCGTCTGCTGTGCCGTCTGACTGAGCCGGACGAATCGGTTAATATGGCGGCCCTGGAAAAGGATATTTCACAATTTTGTGCCATGTATTTGTCCAAAAAGCTTGAAGAAATCAATGCCGGCCGAATGATTCACCAGTTTCTTGAGCTTTGCGCCCGGCACGGGTTGAGAATCCCGCCGGACCTGTTTTTAATGATAAAGGCCTTTGTCAGTATTGAAGGGGTGGCACGCACATTAGACCCACAGTTTGATATGCTTGGCCATGCCCGGCCCTATATCAAGGCGGCTGCGTTGCGCAAGTATTCAGTGCCGCGCCTTTCCAGGGAATTTACCAGCATCGCCAGGGATATCTTTGCCCTTTTGCAGACCCTGCCATCGGATACAAGCCAGATTATCACACAGATCAAACAGGGCAAAATCAGGGTTTCCATCAAATTAGAAGGCCTGGAACGGTTGATGATGATCCAGGATCAGACATCCAATCGAATCTCTTTCGCCATTATCATTGCCGGTTTGATACTGGGCTCGGCAATTGTGCTCAACTCCCGGATACCCCCCATGATCCTCGGGGTCTCCATCATCGGTATTGCCGGATTCATTGCTGCTGCTGTCCTGGGTGTCTGGCTATTGATAGCCATTATTCGCAGGGGACGACTGTGA
- the gcvH gene encoding glycine cleavage system protein GcvH, whose product MKAIEELNFPSDVKYTDDHEWAKIEGDLVSVGISDYAQDQLGEIVFVEMPEIGDSFGQGDEFGSLESVKAVSEIFLPVSGEIVEVNSELEDAPELVNTDCYNKGWLVKIKPQDLSEMDNLKDQAAYLEMLKG is encoded by the coding sequence ATGAAAGCAATAGAAGAACTTAATTTCCCATCAGACGTTAAATACACCGATGACCATGAATGGGCAAAGATTGAAGGCGACCTGGTAAGCGTGGGCATTTCTGACTATGCCCAGGATCAGCTTGGCGAAATTGTTTTTGTGGAAATGCCTGAAATTGGTGACAGCTTTGGCCAGGGGGACGAATTTGGCAGTTTGGAGTCCGTTAAAGCGGTATCTGAAATTTTTCTTCCTGTTTCAGGTGAAATCGTTGAGGTGAATTCAGAACTTGAAGATGCGCCGGAGCTTGTCAACACCGATTGCTATAACAAAGGCTGGCTTGTTAAAATTAAACCCCAAGATCTGTCAGAAATGGACAACCTTAAAGACCAGGCTGCATACCTTGAAATGCTGAAAGGATAA
- a CDS encoding acyl-CoA dehydrogenase, with protein sequence MAQPIADRRDVDFVLHEQIGTVDHELFEEFNKKTIDLIVSEARTLSIKEILPTFKDGDEIGCTLENGKVTTPESFKRAWKLFCEGEWLAMCDDPDVGGQGMPKTVGCAALEYMVGANSAFMLYYGMTHGAAKLVEAFGDETQKKLYMKKMFAGQWGGTMLLTEPEAGSDVGALTTTATRNDDGTYTIQGTKIFISAGDHDLCDNIIHPVLARIEGAPAGTRGISLFLVPKYLVNEDGSLGEFNNVVCTGLEEKMGIHGNATCTLALGDKGPCIGTLLGEENKGMPEMFQMMNESRTFVGLQGFAVASAAYMYALDYARTRVQGRHLTAGKDATAKNVTIINHPDVKRQLLNMKVYTEGMRSLHYYYAKCEDIVHTTDDEQLKADTSALIEVLTPIVKGYITDKALEVCSHGVQVYGGYGYCKEFPAEQLMRDSRIFMIYEGTNGIQAMDLLGRKLAMNKGQSFAYFLDQIKKTVNEAKEIEGVTVLAEKVELALSRFEALAGELGARSRSEKALNAYAFAHPFLEITGDITFAWMHLWRACIAAPKLAKKAGSLDPEAVAAKAGKNKDAAFYAGQMASARFFINTLLPGSYGKMDAILEGDTCVEDIQDVSFGSK encoded by the coding sequence ATGGCACAGCCAATCGCAGACAGACGCGACGTTGACTTTGTACTGCATGAACAAATTGGAACGGTTGATCATGAGTTATTTGAAGAATTCAATAAAAAGACGATTGACCTGATTGTATCGGAGGCAAGAACCCTTTCCATTAAAGAAATTCTGCCCACATTCAAGGACGGGGATGAGATCGGCTGCACCCTTGAGAACGGTAAAGTCACCACGCCTGAATCCTTTAAGCGGGCCTGGAAACTGTTCTGTGAAGGTGAGTGGCTGGCTATGTGCGATGACCCGGACGTGGGCGGCCAGGGCATGCCCAAAACCGTGGGGTGTGCAGCCCTGGAATATATGGTGGGCGCCAACTCCGCCTTTATGCTGTATTACGGCATGACCCACGGCGCAGCCAAACTGGTGGAAGCCTTTGGTGATGAAACCCAGAAAAAACTGTACATGAAAAAAATGTTTGCAGGCCAGTGGGGCGGCACCATGCTTCTGACAGAACCCGAGGCCGGTTCCGACGTGGGGGCTTTGACCACCACAGCTACCCGAAATGATGACGGCACCTACACCATCCAGGGCACAAAGATTTTCATCTCTGCAGGGGATCACGATCTTTGCGATAACATCATCCATCCGGTCCTTGCCCGTATTGAGGGCGCCCCGGCCGGAACCCGGGGAATCTCATTGTTCCTGGTACCCAAATATCTGGTGAATGAAGACGGATCGTTAGGTGAATTCAACAATGTGGTATGCACGGGCCTTGAAGAAAAGATGGGCATTCACGGTAATGCCACCTGCACCCTGGCTTTGGGAGACAAAGGACCTTGCATCGGTACCCTTCTCGGCGAAGAAAACAAGGGCATGCCCGAAATGTTTCAAATGATGAACGAATCCCGGACCTTTGTGGGTCTCCAGGGGTTTGCCGTGGCGTCCGCCGCTTATATGTACGCCCTTGATTATGCCAGAACCCGGGTCCAGGGCCGGCACCTTACAGCGGGCAAGGATGCCACAGCCAAGAACGTCACCATCATCAATCACCCGGATGTTAAACGCCAGTTGTTAAACATGAAGGTATACACCGAAGGTATGCGCTCCCTGCACTATTATTATGCCAAATGTGAAGACATTGTTCACACCACGGATGATGAGCAATTAAAGGCCGATACCTCTGCTTTAATTGAAGTGCTTACCCCCATTGTCAAAGGCTATATCACGGACAAGGCGCTTGAGGTTTGCTCCCACGGTGTCCAGGTTTACGGTGGCTATGGATACTGCAAGGAGTTTCCGGCAGAGCAGCTCATGCGTGATTCCAGAATTTTCATGATTTATGAAGGCACCAACGGCATCCAGGCCATGGATCTTCTTGGCCGCAAGCTGGCCATGAACAAGGGCCAAAGTTTTGCATACTTCCTCGATCAAATTAAAAAAACCGTAAATGAAGCCAAAGAAATTGAAGGCGTCACGGTTCTTGCCGAAAAGGTAGAACTTGCCCTGTCCCGGTTTGAAGCCCTTGCCGGCGAGCTCGGTGCAAGGTCAAGGTCTGAAAAAGCGCTTAATGCCTATGCCTTTGCCCATCCCTTCCTGGAAATCACAGGGGATATTACCTTTGCCTGGATGCATCTGTGGCGTGCCTGCATTGCCGCACCTAAACTGGCTAAAAAAGCGGGCTCCCTTGATCCCGAAGCCGTGGCTGCCAAAGCGGGCAAAAATAAAGATGCCGCTTTTTATGCAGGACAGATGGCCTCGGCCAGATTTTTTATTAATACACTTTTACCCGGATCTTATGGTAAGATGGATGCCATTCTTGAAGGCGACACCTGTGTGGAAGATATACAAGATGTCTCCTTTGGCTCAAAATAA
- the gcvPB gene encoding aminomethyl-transferring glycine dehydrogenase subunit GcvPB, translating into MTQPGTTGLIFNEPELWDKSRDGRCGISMPRSDVPRTDLDPALTGDAPELPQLSELDVVRHFVRLSQWNFSIDSGMYPLGSCTMKYNPKTNEVQAARKGFAAAHPLAGDEFSQGALKLMYELEQLLGEITGFPAVTLQPAAGAHGEFTGMLMIHAWHAKQGKQRSKILVPDTAHGTNPASASLCGYKSVNIKSGPDGILEPATVAEAMDEDTAGIMITNPNTLGLFEDNIKEVCDIVHAKGGLVYGDGANMNAVMGIIKPGELGIDVLHLNLHKTFSTPHGGGGPGSGPVAVVKDLIPFLPVPRVQKENDTYSFITNCPDTIGRMHTFYGHFGVMVRALAYILSMGGEGLKRASQLAVLNANYIKESLKTTLDLPYDRPCMHECVFTDKNVQEYHISTMDMAKRLLDYGFHPPTVYFPLVVDAAFMVEPTETESKDDIDQFIDAVKAIVKEAASDPEKLKSAPYLPKVTRLDEVTAARKPCLKG; encoded by the coding sequence ATGACACAGCCAGGCACAACAGGCCTTATATTTAACGAACCTGAACTATGGGATAAAAGCCGGGACGGCAGATGCGGCATCTCCATGCCGAGAAGTGATGTGCCGAGAACTGATCTTGACCCGGCACTTACCGGTGATGCACCGGAACTTCCTCAACTTTCCGAACTTGATGTGGTCCGCCATTTTGTACGGTTGTCCCAATGGAATTTTAGTATAGACTCCGGCATGTATCCCTTGGGGTCCTGTACCATGAAATACAATCCCAAGACCAATGAGGTTCAGGCAGCCCGCAAAGGCTTTGCCGCAGCCCATCCCCTGGCCGGGGATGAATTTTCCCAGGGGGCTTTGAAACTGATGTATGAGTTAGAGCAACTGCTCGGGGAAATCACGGGATTTCCCGCCGTCACGTTGCAGCCGGCGGCCGGAGCCCATGGGGAGTTCACCGGCATGCTCATGATCCATGCCTGGCACGCCAAACAGGGAAAGCAACGTTCGAAAATTCTTGTCCCGGACACGGCCCATGGCACGAATCCCGCGTCCGCAAGCCTTTGCGGATATAAATCCGTGAATATCAAATCAGGGCCCGACGGCATCCTGGAGCCTGCCACGGTTGCCGAGGCCATGGACGAAGATACCGCCGGCATTATGATCACCAATCCCAACACCCTGGGTCTGTTTGAAGACAACATCAAGGAGGTCTGTGATATCGTCCATGCCAAGGGCGGCCTTGTCTATGGCGATGGTGCCAACATGAATGCCGTTATGGGGATCATCAAACCCGGCGAACTTGGCATTGATGTGCTCCATTTAAATCTTCACAAAACCTTTTCCACCCCCCATGGTGGCGGCGGACCCGGTTCCGGACCGGTGGCCGTGGTTAAAGATCTGATTCCCTTCCTTCCTGTGCCAAGGGTTCAAAAGGAGAACGATACCTATTCCTTTATTACAAATTGCCCCGACACCATCGGTCGAATGCACACCTTTTATGGCCATTTCGGCGTCATGGTCCGGGCTTTGGCCTATATTCTGTCCATGGGAGGCGAGGGCCTGAAGCGTGCTTCCCAGCTTGCCGTACTTAATGCCAATTACATTAAGGAAAGCCTTAAAACCACCCTGGACCTGCCCTATGACAGGCCCTGCATGCACGAATGTGTATTTACCGACAAAAACGTTCAGGAATACCACATCAGCACCATGGATATGGCCAAACGTCTTTTGGATTACGGATTTCATCCCCCCACAGTATATTTCCCCCTGGTGGTGGATGCCGCCTTCATGGTGGAGCCCACAGAAACCGAATCCAAAGATGACATTGACCAGTTCATCGATGCGGTAAAGGCCATTGTTAAAGAGGCAGCTTCAGACCCGGAAAAATTGAAATCAGCGCCCTATCTTCCTAAGGTAACACGACTGGACGAGGTGACTGCAGCACGCAAACCCTGTCTTAAAGGTTAG
- the gcvPA gene encoding aminomethyl-transferring glycine dehydrogenase subunit GcvPA has protein sequence MRYLPHTRQDIDQMLAVTGHADLNQLFETIPDSAKTKTGLNLPDALSEWDLNAQMEELASQNLACGSYTCLMGAGSYDHHIPAIVPYLISRSEFMTAYTPYQPEVSQGTLQGIYEFQTMITALLGMDIATASHYDGGTALAECALIALRKSKKANKIAVSSLIHPAHRQIMKTYLGPSGYEIVEIPADKNGLTDVAAFKAMDGIAGVAVQSPNFFGNIEDLGSFRACADEKKCLFISSFTEALAYGLLKSPGYFGADLVAGEGQSLGMSKSFGGPGLGLLAGTKQMMRNLPGRFVGKTKDSKGSRGYVLTLATREQHIRREKASSNICSNNGLNAMTAAVYMAAAGKNGIREIARLNHDKAVYLKNVLVGAGFESVFNSAFFNEFVVKAPTGFADKRRELAKKHNLFAGVPLESYYPDMADHYLFCATETVSRQAMDLLAKEVQS, from the coding sequence ATGCGTTATCTGCCGCATACCAGACAGGACATCGACCAGATGCTGGCTGTCACCGGCCACGCCGATCTGAATCAGCTATTTGAAACCATACCCGATTCTGCGAAAACAAAGACCGGATTGAACCTGCCGGACGCGTTAAGCGAATGGGATTTAAATGCCCAAATGGAAGAACTGGCCTCACAAAATTTGGCATGCGGATCATATACATGCCTGATGGGCGCCGGTTCCTACGACCACCATATTCCTGCCATTGTGCCCTACCTTATTTCCAGGTCCGAATTTATGACGGCCTACACCCCTTACCAGCCCGAGGTAAGTCAGGGAACCTTGCAGGGGATCTATGAATTTCAAACCATGATTACAGCGCTTTTAGGTATGGATATTGCCACGGCATCCCATTACGATGGCGGTACCGCCCTGGCAGAATGCGCGCTGATTGCGCTTCGCAAATCAAAAAAAGCCAATAAAATCGCCGTATCAAGTCTGATTCATCCCGCCCATCGCCAGATCATGAAGACCTATCTTGGTCCATCCGGATATGAAATAGTTGAAATACCGGCAGATAAAAACGGCCTGACGGATGTGGCTGCCTTTAAAGCCATGGACGGCATTGCAGGCGTGGCGGTTCAGTCCCCTAATTTTTTTGGAAACATTGAAGATCTCGGCAGTTTCAGAGCCTGTGCCGATGAAAAAAAATGTCTCTTTATTAGCTCATTTACCGAAGCGCTGGCCTATGGGCTGCTGAAAAGTCCGGGATACTTTGGGGCTGATCTTGTGGCAGGCGAAGGCCAGAGCCTTGGTATGTCCAAAAGCTTTGGTGGTCCCGGACTTGGCCTTTTAGCCGGAACAAAGCAAATGATGAGAAATCTTCCCGGAAGGTTTGTGGGAAAAACCAAAGATTCAAAGGGCAGCAGAGGGTACGTGCTGACCCTGGCCACCAGAGAGCAGCATATCCGCAGGGAAAAAGCCTCTTCCAACATCTGTTCCAATAACGGACTCAACGCCATGACCGCCGCTGTATATATGGCAGCGGCCGGAAAAAACGGAATCAGGGAAATTGCCCGGCTCAATCACGACAAGGCCGTTTATCTTAAAAACGTGCTTGTGGGCGCCGGGTTTGAATCTGTTTTTAACAGCGCCTTTTTCAATGAATTTGTCGTTAAAGCCCCTACCGGATTTGCGGACAAACGAAGGGAATTGGCCAAAAAACATAACTTGTTTGCAGGGGTCCCCCTTGAATCCTATTACCCGGACATGGCAGACCACTATCTTTTCTGTGCCACGGAAACCGTGTCCAGACAGGCCATGGATCTTTTGGCAAAGGAGGTGCAATCATGA